In one Arachis duranensis cultivar V14167 chromosome 9, aradu.V14167.gnm2.J7QH, whole genome shotgun sequence genomic region, the following are encoded:
- the LOC107467103 gene encoding uncharacterized protein LOC107467103 isoform X2, whose translation MYASGNDDDVDEVGKFRSNMFSLSGTGFFGSVGRSINLGGQTALALRLLLAAFSSKISSDINRPFGDEFRAARKASEQVGAQIVLGDRPIEITLQRAWKALKWSQKLSLVTSVIGGIASSTSDISANKLQEASSDDGTFQLYEQLGFAYPSLLPPLIHERDVYIAWSLKRSKAVNNCKSVVGVIGKGHMNGVIYALLSDTGNLRFRDLVGTRDSNYQWILDLVKGLIRDTAIGLLLWALYQFIYHTT comes from the exons ATGTATGCATCTGGCAATGATGATGACGTTGATGAAGTAGGCAAGTTCAGATCAAACATGTTCTCTTTGAGTGGCACTGGCTTCTTTGGATCTGTTGGTCGCAGCATAAACTTGG GTGGTCAGACTGCTTTGGCATTGAGATTGCTTCTGGCTGCTTTCTCATCCAAGATCTCTTCAGATATTAACCGCCCTTTTGGTGATGAG TTCCGTGCTGCTCGAAAAGCTTCTGAGCAAGTTGGTGCACAGATTGTTTTGGGAGATCGTCCCATTGAAATAACA CTACAGAGAGCATGGAAGGCTTTAAAATGGAGTCAGAAACTAAGTTTAGTCACCTCGGTTATTGGTGGGATAGCTTCTTCTACTTCTGACATTTCTGCAAATAAGCTTCAG GAAGCAAGTTCAGATGATGGTACATTTCAACTTTATGAGCAACTAGGTTTTGCATACCCATCACTATTGCCGCCTCTCATACATGAAAGAGATGTT TATATTGCATGGTCATTGAAGCGAAGCAAAGCTGTGAACAATTGTAAAAGCGTGGTGGGTGTTATTGGAAAAGGGCACATGAATGGTGTAATATACGCACTCTTATCTGATACAGGCAACTTGAGGTTTCGAGATCTTGTTGGCACAAGAGATTCCAATTATCAATGGATTCTTGACCTTGTTAAGGGTTTAATCAGGGACACAGCCATTGGTCTTCTCTTATGGGCCTTATATCAATTCATATAtcacacaacataa
- the LOC107466885 gene encoding uncharacterized protein LOC107466885, which produces MVNVRPHEPLKLYIAAYTNPIGCMLAQDDENRHEWAIYYLSRVLTDIEVRYSPIERLCLSLYYACMKLKCYIVAKSVKVMAQTDLVKYMLSFPTLGGCLGKWMLPLIEFDLQYVPTKAVKGQVISDFLVDHSNNSNDQGANVLDIKVDYWKLYFDGSKHKDGAGVGILIISPEEIPSEFLFELKYHCSNNMAEYQALILGLESLIGKGALEVQILGDSQLVLKQLSKEFKCNNEKLRKYLATAWELLTSFRKISLVHIPRIQNEIANELAQIASRYRIGLETLRKLDSICQILVPG; this is translated from the coding sequence ATGGTGAATGTTCGCCCACATGAGCCTTTGAAACTATATATTGCAGCATATACAAACCCAATTGGGTGTATGCTAGCCCAAGATGATGAGAACAGGCATGAATGGGCAATTTATTACCTTAGTCGCGTTTTGACTGATATTGAAGTAAGGTATTCCCCAATAGAAAGATTGTGTTTATCCCTATACTATGCGTGTATGAAATTAAAATGTTACATAGTAGCTAAATCAGTGAAAGTTATGGCGCAAACTGATCTTGTCAAATATATGTTGAGTTTTCCAACGTTAGGAGGATGTTTAGGAAAATGGATGCTACCTTTAATAGAATTCGATTTACAATATGTCCCAACAAAGGCTGTGAAAGGTCAGGTCATTTCAGATTTTTTAGTTGATCATTCGAATAATTCGAATGACCAAGGGGCAAATGTACTCGACATTAAAGTCGATTATTGGAAGTTATATTTTGATGGATCAAAGCACAAGGATGGTGCAGGGGTAGGAATTCTCATTATCTCGCCAGAAGAGATTCCATCAGAATTCCTGTTTGAGTTAAAATATCATTGCTCGAACAATATGGCAGAGTATCAAGCTTTAATTTTAGGCCTTGAAAGCTTGATCGGAAAAGGGGCTTTGGAAGTTCAAATCCTAGGGGATTCTCAATTAGTCCTGAAGCAGTTATCGAAGGAGTTCAAATGTAATAATGAGAAGTTACGAAAATATTTGGCAACGGCTTGGGAGTTGTTAACTTCTTTTCGAAAAATTTCACTGGTTCATATCCCAAGGATTCAGAACGAGATCGCCAATGAGTTAGCCCAAATTGCTTCGAGATATAGAATTGGCCTAGAAACATTAAGAAAGTTGGATAGTATCTGTCAAATATTGGTGCCTGGATGA
- the LOC107467103 gene encoding uncharacterized protein LOC107467103 isoform X1 yields the protein MDSIIMKSSFPAVLFSRKPQIRALSKVSIKAPPASFDYREEIGQESKAAIAEWHPELLDLAENGSLVLVQKKRFGPVPSWRTEFVEPEEIWLVGTNHVSQRSAVEVERVVRCLRPDNVVVELCRSRAGIMYASGNDDDVDEVGKFRSNMFSLSGTGFFGSVGRSINLGGQTALALRLLLAAFSSKISSDINRPFGDEFRAARKASEQVGAQIVLGDRPIEITLQRAWKALKWSQKLSLVTSVIGGIASSTSDISANKLQEASSDDGTFQLYEQLGFAYPSLLPPLIHERDVYIAWSLKRSKAVNNCKSVVGVIGKGHMNGVIYALLSDTGNLRFRDLVGTRDSNYQWILDLVKGLIRDTAIGLLLWALYQFIYHTT from the exons ATGGACTCCATTATTATGAAATCAAGCTTCCCTGCAGTACTCTTCTCAAGAAAACCTCAAATCAGAGCATTGAGCAAGGTTTCGATCAAAGCCCCGCCTGCCAGTTTCGATTACAGGGAAGAGATTGGTCAAGAGTCGAAAGCAGCCATAGCTGAATGGCACCCTGAGTTGCTTGACTTGGCTGAGAATGGGAGCTTGGTTTTGGTGCAGAAGAAGAGGTTTGGCCCTGTCCCTTCTTGGAGGACTGAGTTCGTGGAACCCGAGGAGATTTGGCTGGTCGGAACCAACCATGTTTCGCAGAGGTCCGCCGTGGAGGTAGAGCGCGTGGTGCGGTGTCTCAGACCAGATAATGTGGTTGTAGAACTCTGTAGAAGCAG AGCTGGGATCATGTATGCATCTGGCAATGATGATGACGTTGATGAAGTAGGCAAGTTCAGATCAAACATGTTCTCTTTGAGTGGCACTGGCTTCTTTGGATCTGTTGGTCGCAGCATAAACTTGG GTGGTCAGACTGCTTTGGCATTGAGATTGCTTCTGGCTGCTTTCTCATCCAAGATCTCTTCAGATATTAACCGCCCTTTTGGTGATGAG TTCCGTGCTGCTCGAAAAGCTTCTGAGCAAGTTGGTGCACAGATTGTTTTGGGAGATCGTCCCATTGAAATAACA CTACAGAGAGCATGGAAGGCTTTAAAATGGAGTCAGAAACTAAGTTTAGTCACCTCGGTTATTGGTGGGATAGCTTCTTCTACTTCTGACATTTCTGCAAATAAGCTTCAG GAAGCAAGTTCAGATGATGGTACATTTCAACTTTATGAGCAACTAGGTTTTGCATACCCATCACTATTGCCGCCTCTCATACATGAAAGAGATGTT TATATTGCATGGTCATTGAAGCGAAGCAAAGCTGTGAACAATTGTAAAAGCGTGGTGGGTGTTATTGGAAAAGGGCACATGAATGGTGTAATATACGCACTCTTATCTGATACAGGCAACTTGAGGTTTCGAGATCTTGTTGGCACAAGAGATTCCAATTATCAATGGATTCTTGACCTTGTTAAGGGTTTAATCAGGGACACAGCCATTGGTCTTCTCTTATGGGCCTTATATCAATTCATATAtcacacaacataa